One stretch of Excalfactoria chinensis isolate bCotChi1 chromosome 2, bCotChi1.hap2, whole genome shotgun sequence DNA includes these proteins:
- the LOC140249234 gene encoding PHD finger protein 7-like has product MGQTLCTWFRSTRTACAETQEAAGSEEPACVLCGLEDEDSGILGFKQRIHRLSYHEFCARFANGLCDNVSGNNEERFSFEDLTRTVVEAEQTLCFVCDISGASITCAEPRCERSFHLPCAYEGQCVTQYFGLYRAFCWEHRPQQAVQAAPEPDTTCIICMETVGDSRSYGTMVCPACQHAWFHRACIQRMALGCGLQRFHCPNCRDAQTFLQDMLTLGIRIPFRIPIWWENVAYAGLAVWYRRCVASDCHYPQGRLQSGEGPWELLLCSSCAARGTHRLCSHLSDSTTIWECNACAGEGTASGTSSGLAGLSNTSQQGLQPSESSVATESSSSGTSSQAPSGPDHRSCVPESSGLSIQRRTDRRRIPARLRGDENIFNESRGRRGRTHNAAAIAESSTDSTSQGTSRSSRRCPALGYNLRCRQGQRARTRSRSPLRRRAPESASRPQRHRGSGQTATPGAQSCTRSSTTPAAPGSSRASTTADGSPSRHPGRARTRSRSPLHRRPADTDSQPRRRRTSRSRRRGPAQGRSRSRVPRRAQHITGRP; this is encoded by the exons ATGGGACAGACACTCTGCACTTGGTTTCGGTCGACGCGCACGGCGTGTGCGGAGACACAGGAGGCTGCCGGCTCggaagagccag catgcgtACTCTGTGGCCTAGAGGATGAGGACTCGGGCATCCTTGGGTTCAAACAGAGGATTCACAGATTGTCTTACCATGAGTTTTGTGCG CGATTTGCCAACGGTCTTTGTGATAACGTTTCTGGTAACAACGAGGAAcgtttttcttttgaagaccTGACGCGCACAGTGGTGGAGGCAGAGCAGACG ctctgctttgtctGTGACATTTCGGGGGCCAGCATCACCTGCGCAGAGCCAAGATGTGAGcgcagcttccatctgccctgcgcCTATGAAGGCCAATGCGTCACCCAGTACTTTGGGTTGTACAG ggccttctgctgggagcaccgcccgcagcaggcagtgcaggcagcaccgGAGCCGGACACAACCTGCATCATCTGCATGGAGACCGTAGGTGACAGCAGGTCGTAcggcaccatggtgtgcccagcctgccaacacgcctggttccaccgggcctgcatccag agaatggccCTCGGCTGTGGGCTTCAGCGCTTCCACTGCCCCAACTGCAGAGACGCGCAGACGTttctgcaagacatgctgactCTGGGGATCCGAATCCCATTCAG AATTCCAATATGGTGGGAAAACGTCGCCTACGCAGGACTGGCAGTTTGGTACCGACGCTGCGTGGCCAGCGACTGCCATTACCCCCAGGGCAGACTGCAgtcaggagaggg gccttgggagctgctcctctgcagctcctgtgctgcacgagGCACACACCGCCTCTGTTCCCACCTGAGCGACAGCACAACCATCTGGGAGTGCAAcgcctgtgctggagagggcaccg cctccggcaccagctcaggtcttgctggcctcagcaacaccagccagcagggactgcagccatCTGAGAGCTCTGTGgcaacagagagcagcagctccggcACCTCCAGCCAGGCACCATCAGGGCCAGATCACCGTTcctgtgtgcctgagagcagcggCCTGTCCATCCAGCGCAGGACGGACCGCAGGAGAATCCCTGCACGTCTGCGCGGGGATGAAAACATCTTTAATGAGTCCCGAGGACGCCGTGGGAGAACCCACAATGCTGCTGCGATTGccgagagcagcacagactctaCCAGCCAGGGGACATCTCGGTCCTCGAGGCGCTGCCCTGCACTTGGATACAACctcaggtgcaggcagggacagcgggCCCGGACAAGAAGCCGCTCTCCGTTGCGGCGCCGGGCCCCAGAATCTGCGAGCCGGCCCCAGAGACACCGTGGGAGCGGGCAGACAGcaaccccaggtgctcagagctgcacccgcagctccaccacaccggcagcaccggggtcctccagggcttccACAACAGCCGATGGAAGCCCATCCAGACATCCGGGGCGGGCCCGCACTCGCAGCCGCTCGCCTCTCCATCGCCGGCCTGCGGACACCGACAGCCAGCCCCGAAGACGCCGCACCAGCCGGTCCAGGCggcgagggccagcccaggggcggAGCCGCTCCCGGGTACCACGTCGGGCCCAGCACATCACCGGCCGGCCCTGA